One region of Quercus lobata isolate SW786 chromosome 2, ValleyOak3.0 Primary Assembly, whole genome shotgun sequence genomic DNA includes:
- the LOC115974772 gene encoding uncharacterized protein LOC115974772 — protein sequence MTKTPWLLLLSLLFFLASAAATQIKVTNNPADQLVAALDNNRTAQKLKSLYDNPGLACIALEYIKAYQGDCGAVGGPNGKKPAESEFAQTFAPDCGVLVSTLSPITGRLLGCQSHYVDPSEAFSGILMKNNKSLEIISNKTHTEVGAGVTGTDGGAPYFWCLLFSNGNTSSSFAVEEGVAKVTKPGCFSGANDECSGAYDWSQTRRIWPFVATALLVVGHAFGF from the exons atgacaaaaactcCATGGCTTCTCTTACTTTCACTTCTCTTCTTCTTAGCTTCTGCTGCAGCTACTCAAA TAAAAGTGACCAATAACCCTGCTGATCAGTTAGTGGCTGCACTTGACAACAATAGAACTGCACAGAAGTTGAAATCCCTCTATGACAACCCCGGCCTGGCCTGCATTGCTTTGGAGTACATAAAAGCCTACCAAGGTGATTGCGGTGCAGTAGGAGGGCCTAATGGGAAGAAGCCTGCTGAATCCGAATTTGCTCAAACTTTTGCCCCCGACTGTGGTGTTCTGGTCTCAACCCTCTCTCCTATTACCGGTCGTTTACTTGGCTGCCAATCTCATTATGTTGATCCTTCTGAAGCATTTTCAGGGATCCTGATGAAGAACAACAAAAGCTTAGAAATAATTTCCAATAAGACTCACACTGAAGTCGGAGCTGGAGTGACTGGCACCGATGGTGGGGCTCCCTATTTCTGGTGTCTCTTGTTCAGTAATGGCAACACCAGCAGCAGCTTTGCTGTAGAGGAAGGGGTGGCTAAGGTAACAAAACCTGGGTGCTTTAGTGGTGCTAATGATGAATGCAGTGGTGCTTATGATTGGTCTCAAACCCGTCGTATATGGCCATTTGTTGCCACAGCTTTGCTAGTAGTGGGGCATGCCTTTGGATtctga